In one Gammaproteobacteria bacterium genomic region, the following are encoded:
- a CDS encoding lipid-binding SYLF domain-containing protein has product MTVTLPHRLPLAAITSFLFVLLLAAGGAQAGSQEQEAQDLIDNSRTTLETVLANEDMTWLRENIGRARGVIIFPHVIKGGFIFGGSGGSGVMLARKDDSNDWSDPAFYTIGAVTFGLQIGADASQVLMLVMTERGLASLLTSQANLGTGLSIAAGPVGAGAKAATADIVQYNLSKGAFGGVTLDGAVIKVRNGLNSAFYGSDVRPTDILITREARNATASDLVKSVTDAAAGESEDESE; this is encoded by the coding sequence ATGACAGTAACGCTACCCCACCGTCTCCCCCTGGCCGCCATCACGTCGTTCCTTTTCGTGCTACTCCTTGCTGCCGGCGGTGCCCAGGCCGGATCACAGGAGCAGGAAGCCCAGGACCTGATCGACAACAGCCGCACCACGCTGGAAACCGTTCTCGCCAACGAAGACATGACATGGCTCCGAGAGAACATCGGCCGTGCTCGGGGCGTGATCATCTTTCCACATGTCATCAAGGGCGGCTTTATCTTCGGCGGCTCCGGCGGATCAGGCGTGATGCTGGCCAGAAAGGACGACAGCAACGATTGGAGTGATCCCGCCTTTTATACCATCGGTGCGGTGACCTTCGGGCTGCAGATCGGGGCGGATGCCTCGCAGGTCCTGATGCTCGTCATGACCGAAAGGGGACTGGCTTCCCTGCTGACCTCCCAGGCCAATCTGGGCACCGGCCTCAGCATCGCTGCGGGCCCGGTCGGGGCCGGCGCCAAGGCCGCAACGGCCGACATCGTACAGTACAACCTGTCCAAGGGGGCCTTTGGCGGGGTAACGCTGGACGGCGCGGTGATCAAGGTGAGGAACGGCCTGAACAGCGCCTTTTACGGCAGCGACGTCCGTCCCACGGACATCCTGATCACGCGCGAGGCCAGAAACGCCACCGCCAGCGATCTGGTAAAATCGGTCACCGACGCCGCCGCCGGCGAATCGGAAGACGAGTCCGAATAG